The Candidatus Binatus sp. genome has a window encoding:
- a CDS encoding lactate racemase domain-containing protein has protein sequence MAQPESKLKELKPAELRHEIGARRDLVVTLNRRSEKRLIPYGEEFLFEKLPVGTRVIYPPPPLDPLADPDQAIRYALLHPENQDPLFAQLNPNMRVTIAIDDISLPLPQMRRPDIRERLLNQVLQTLADYGVDDVHLIIATSLHRRMTEAEIRRMVGERAFKQYWPDRLYNFDAENRAELAMLGETEHHEEVWLSRRAAESDLVIYLNVNLVPMDGGHKSVAVGLAPYQSLRHHHNAATLRDSHSYMDPTRSALHRSSDRMGKLIHKSLNIFQIETAVNTQMYGGMLDFLQKNEDTFNDWDHTRLKGFQWTMRNMSNDLRRRALHNYAAPFGMIGVWAGDTGAVHQKTLAKVFQQYAVPVKGQADILIVGVPYICPYNVNSIMNPVLVQCTGLGYLFNMYRNKPLVREGGTMIICHPLRDEFHPEHHPSYIEFFHRCLAETTEATELEAQFEREFAHNPTYIHMYRYGNAYHGVHPFYMWYWGEPARQHVGRVIAAGCEEPAIAARMGWDAADTLDEAIAMATSELGRSASITYLHLPPLVIADVE, from the coding sequence ATGGCGCAACCTGAAAGCAAGCTCAAGGAACTCAAACCCGCAGAACTGCGGCATGAGATCGGCGCGCGCCGCGACCTAGTGGTCACGCTGAATCGACGCTCCGAAAAGCGCCTGATTCCGTATGGCGAGGAGTTCCTGTTCGAGAAATTGCCGGTCGGCACCCGCGTGATCTATCCGCCGCCGCCGCTCGATCCGCTCGCCGATCCCGATCAGGCGATTCGCTACGCCCTGCTCCATCCCGAAAATCAGGATCCGCTGTTCGCGCAACTCAACCCGAACATGCGCGTCACGATCGCGATCGACGATATCAGCCTGCCGCTGCCGCAGATGCGCCGTCCCGACATCCGCGAGCGCCTGCTCAACCAGGTGCTGCAAACGCTGGCCGATTACGGCGTCGATGACGTGCACCTCATCATCGCGACATCGCTGCATCGCCGCATGACCGAGGCGGAAATCCGCCGCATGGTGGGCGAGCGCGCCTTCAAGCAGTACTGGCCCGATCGGCTTTACAATTTCGACGCCGAAAATCGCGCCGAACTCGCGATGCTGGGCGAGACGGAGCATCACGAGGAAGTGTGGCTCTCGCGGCGCGCCGCCGAATCCGATCTGGTGATTTATCTCAACGTAAACTTGGTGCCGATGGACGGCGGCCACAAGTCGGTCGCCGTCGGGCTCGCGCCGTATCAGAGCCTGCGCCATCACCACAACGCTGCGACGCTGCGCGATTCGCATTCGTACATGGATCCGACCCGCTCGGCGCTGCATCGATCGTCCGATCGGATGGGCAAGCTGATTCACAAGTCGCTCAACATCTTTCAGATCGAGACCGCGGTCAACACTCAGATGTACGGCGGGATGCTCGATTTCCTGCAGAAGAACGAAGACACCTTCAACGATTGGGATCACACGCGGCTCAAGGGATTTCAGTGGACGATGCGCAATATGTCCAACGATCTGCGCCGCCGCGCGCTGCACAACTACGCCGCGCCGTTCGGCATGATCGGCGTGTGGGCCGGCGACACCGGGGCGGTGCATCAGAAGACGCTCGCGAAAGTTTTTCAGCAATACGCCGTGCCGGTGAAAGGACAGGCCGACATCCTGATTGTCGGCGTGCCGTACATCTGTCCTTACAACGTCAATTCGATCATGAACCCGGTGCTCGTGCAGTGCACCGGCCTCGGCTACCTGTTCAACATGTATCGGAACAAGCCGCTGGTGCGCGAAGGCGGCACGATGATCATCTGTCATCCGCTGCGCGACGAATTTCATCCCGAGCATCATCCGAGTTACATCGAATTTTTTCATCGATGCCTCGCCGAGACGACCGAGGCCACCGAACTCGAAGCGCAATTCGAGCGGGAGTTCGCGCACAACCCGACCTACATCCATATGTACCGCTACGGCAATGCGTACCACGGCGTGCATCCGTTCTACATGTGGTATTGGGGCGAGCCGGCGCGGCAGCACGTTGGCCGCGTGATCGCCGCGGGATGCGAGGAGCCGGCAATTGCGGCGCGGATGGGATGGGACGCGGCCGACACGCTCGACGAAGCAATCGCGATGGCGACCTCGGAACTCGGGCGCTCGGCCTCAATCACGTATCTGCATTTGCCGCCGCTGGTGATCGCGGATGTCGAGTAG
- a CDS encoding HAD family phosphatase: MSVYQRNQRLSRPRNARGIAPRRRAAFYDLDGTLMDLNLVHAALFTFTNIGEWGRRVSYMFAFASRLPRMYLAERRDRRLLNIVLFEAFKGVSRDRLFSLGEEYCERVLIAHLYPRALEMIEANRAAGIDPVLVTGSPDFIVAPLAAHLGIDQFAANQFVFSRGLATGRLSEPIMAGEEKAVWCGKWAAQRGIDLADCWGYADSHHDMAFLAALGHPVAVNPDRKLKAVAMNRQWPVIHFKKQSSKNDGDFYDRYELDKPARESDGAT, encoded by the coding sequence ATGTCAGTTTATCAACGCAATCAGCGCTTGAGCCGCCCGCGCAATGCCCGCGGAATCGCGCCGCGTCGCCGTGCCGCCTTCTATGACCTCGACGGCACCTTGATGGATCTCAACCTGGTGCATGCGGCGCTGTTCACTTTCACCAATATCGGCGAATGGGGCCGGCGCGTCTCCTACATGTTCGCCTTCGCGTCGCGCCTGCCGCGGATGTACCTCGCGGAGCGGCGCGATCGCCGCTTGCTCAATATCGTGCTGTTCGAGGCGTTCAAGGGTGTCTCGCGCGATCGCCTGTTTTCACTCGGCGAGGAATATTGCGAGCGCGTGCTGATCGCGCATCTTTATCCGCGCGCGCTCGAGATGATCGAAGCGAATCGCGCTGCCGGAATCGATCCGGTGCTCGTCACCGGGTCGCCCGATTTCATCGTCGCGCCGCTCGCCGCGCATCTTGGTATCGATCAGTTCGCCGCGAATCAATTTGTTTTCAGCCGCGGACTCGCGACCGGCCGACTCTCGGAACCGATCATGGCGGGCGAAGAGAAGGCGGTCTGGTGCGGAAAATGGGCAGCGCAACGCGGGATCGATTTGGCGGATTGCTGGGGCTACGCGGATTCCCATCACGACATGGCGTTTCTCGCGGCGCTGGGGCATCCGGTCGCGGTTAATCCTGATCGCAAGCTCAAGGCGGTCGCGATGAACCGCCAATGGCCGGTGATCCACTTCAAGAAACAGTCGTCGAAAAACGATGGAGACTTTTACGATCGTTACGAACTCGACAAACCGGCCAGGGAATCGGATGGCGCAACCTGA
- a CDS encoding TetR/AcrR family transcriptional regulator — translation MERHARRAQVLRHAKRIFARKGYHRTNVADIIARARIARGTFYLYFQNKKDLFEELLEQVVTELTRRIERLRVGPTEPDPVQQLRANLNRVLSYVLAERELADILLNHSTGFDRELDGKIQDFYDRIAAMIKRSLDLGIEMNLVRQSDTQVVAYCILGGIKEAIAVLSRGRQKNISALVEEILDFGLRGVARPELLDAVRASDSALSPQPSFLDRN, via the coding sequence ATGGAACGGCATGCTCGGCGCGCGCAGGTGTTGCGCCACGCCAAACGAATTTTTGCCCGCAAGGGCTATCACCGGACCAACGTCGCGGATATTATCGCTCGCGCGCGTATCGCCCGCGGCACGTTCTATCTCTACTTCCAGAACAAGAAGGATCTCTTCGAGGAATTGCTCGAGCAAGTGGTAACCGAGCTCACACGACGAATCGAGCGCCTGCGCGTCGGGCCGACTGAGCCCGATCCGGTGCAGCAATTGCGCGCGAATCTGAACCGGGTTTTGAGTTACGTGCTCGCCGAACGCGAACTAGCGGATATCCTGCTGAATCATTCGACTGGTTTCGATCGCGAGCTCGACGGAAAAATCCAGGACTTTTACGATCGCATCGCGGCGATGATTAAACGCTCGCTCGATCTCGGGATCGAGATGAACCTGGTGCGCCAATCCGATACCCAGGTCGTCGCCTACTGCATCCTCGGCGGTATCAAGGAGGCGATCGCGGTGCTGTCGCGCGGCCGCCAAAAGAATATCTCGGCGCTGGTGGAAGAGATTCTCGATTTCGGTCTGCGCGGGGTCGCCCGGCCTGAGTTGCTCGATGCGGTTCGCGCTAGCGATTCGGCACTTTCGCCGCAACCTTCTTTTTTGGATCGCAACTAG
- a CDS encoding pyridoxamine 5'-phosphate oxidase family protein, whose amino-acid sequence MADSAFWEKVHQTAAKATWAYLATADGDQPKVRVVHPAFEGERAWVATGRNSPKARHIGKNAKVELFYQIMPPEMIHLTVTGKAQFVEDLNEKKRIWDGKIFDYDLAQFWPDGAASKDFGLMLITPARIELTSLPDLSVGKKPEVWRPAK is encoded by the coding sequence ATGGCTGATTCGGCATTTTGGGAAAAAGTTCATCAGACCGCGGCCAAGGCAACGTGGGCATACCTCGCAACCGCCGACGGCGATCAGCCGAAAGTCCGCGTCGTGCATCCGGCCTTCGAGGGCGAGCGCGCGTGGGTCGCGACCGGCCGCAATTCGCCGAAAGCCCGGCATATCGGCAAGAACGCGAAGGTCGAGTTGTTCTATCAAATCATGCCGCCCGAGATGATTCACCTGACGGTGACCGGCAAGGCGCAGTTCGTCGAAGATTTGAACGAGAAGAAGCGCATCTGGGACGGCAAGATCTTCGACTACGATCTCGCGCAGTTCTGGCCCGACGGCGCGGCTTCGAAAGACTTCGGCCTGATGCTGATCACGCCGGCGCGAATCGAGCTGACGTCGCTGCCGGATTTGAGCGTCGGCAAAAAGCCGGAAGTGTGGCGCCCCGCGAAGTAG
- a CDS encoding 4Fe-4S dicluster domain-containing protein: MSAIDIIKRRLKEDRVPETPDEISRKRKRPREVAFMDVNLCFPCGKCPEFCPVQCIEYMQPGSVPGRGVQPVQDRFQECIGCYICVEVCALLTDYDAVRMYDSNLVEDVLGVKITDTPPDEPIPAQPYEEYFSEGGLYRHIGKGSRIREKMTAEERAIFAREKVRG; the protein is encoded by the coding sequence ATGAGCGCCATCGACATCATCAAGCGCCGTCTCAAGGAAGATCGCGTCCCCGAGACTCCCGACGAAATCAGCCGCAAGCGCAAGCGTCCGCGCGAAGTCGCATTCATGGACGTGAACCTTTGCTTCCCATGCGGCAAATGCCCTGAGTTTTGCCCCGTCCAATGTATCGAGTACATGCAGCCGGGATCGGTGCCGGGACGCGGCGTTCAGCCGGTGCAGGATCGCTTCCAGGAATGTATCGGATGCTATATCTGCGTCGAAGTATGCGCGCTGCTCACCGATTACGACGCGGTCAGGATGTACGATTCGAACCTCGTCGAGGATGTGCTCGGCGTTAAGATCACCGACACGCCGCCCGACGAACCAATCCCCGCCCAGCCGTACGAAGAGTATTTTTCCGAAGGCGGATTGTATCGCCATATCGGCAAAGGCTCGCGCATCCGTGAGAAGATGACCGCCGAGGAGCGCGCAATCTTCGCCCGCGAAAAAGTGCGCGGCTAG
- a CDS encoding PQQ-binding-like beta-propeller repeat protein, translating into MTARIGIGNVITMSWWLRWLVISPVLLFLAAAMMLSCGGSSTSTLPPKPPPGFVLQSINVADGPPTSPTPSPTSTPKGPTPTMTPRPAATSTSVPTSVPTGGAVQFNAQGTYLKDNNVFRILDITLDPNTLWGSSNQSALVPPTLGNGGTYTTAAPGCACISSSSSGIISQFVGVGVYVDVATCPACAPASSSERALDSAGATASIQNAGILKWTFNAGAPISGGIALGRNGSIYFIASDGKLHGLDSAGKEILHRAASGSGVVVLADGTVVAKSSPLELAAIGTDGRAKWHTEVGPGDGPIASNDSAIYASSGSDMLSFSIDGSINWKVNVGKVASAVATPDGVVTGVLNGPITSMAADGAVAWTFAPAGGFSGAIAFADDVIYAGSASGAIYAIDSRTGKTTWQVSTRRPVIAGPAVSPSGVVFFGSDAVYGVSSDGRTKWTQTASKPGSSPMSAVGTDGVFGVDSADIGAMIGGDGNFVWSSGSFGKIAAIAASPDGILYVGNADGRIFAVK; encoded by the coding sequence TTGACAGCGCGCATCGGCATCGGCAACGTCATCACGATGTCGTGGTGGCTCCGATGGCTAGTGATTTCGCCGGTTCTTCTGTTCCTTGCAGCAGCGATGATGCTCAGTTGCGGTGGCAGCTCGACCAGCACGCTGCCGCCAAAGCCTCCTCCGGGTTTCGTGCTTCAATCGATCAACGTCGCCGACGGTCCGCCGACTTCGCCCACGCCCTCGCCGACCAGCACGCCGAAGGGTCCGACGCCGACGATGACGCCGCGTCCTGCCGCCACCAGCACCAGCGTGCCGACCTCGGTTCCGACCGGAGGCGCGGTCCAGTTCAACGCCCAGGGGACCTATCTCAAGGACAATAATGTTTTTCGCATTCTCGACATCACGCTCGACCCGAACACGCTCTGGGGCTCGAGCAACCAGAGCGCGTTGGTGCCTCCGACGCTAGGCAACGGGGGTACATACACCACGGCCGCCCCCGGATGCGCCTGTATCAGCTCGAGTTCGTCGGGAATCATCAGCCAGTTCGTCGGCGTCGGCGTGTATGTCGATGTGGCCACCTGCCCCGCCTGCGCGCCCGCATCTAGCAGTGAGCGCGCCCTCGATTCGGCCGGCGCGACAGCTTCGATTCAAAACGCCGGCATCCTCAAGTGGACCTTTAATGCCGGCGCGCCAATCAGCGGCGGAATCGCGCTCGGGCGCAACGGATCGATCTATTTCATCGCGAGCGACGGCAAGCTCCACGGGCTCGATTCGGCCGGCAAGGAAATCCTGCATCGGGCAGCTTCCGGCAGCGGAGTCGTGGTGCTCGCCGACGGAACCGTTGTGGCGAAATCCTCGCCGCTCGAACTAGCCGCGATCGGTACCGATGGCCGCGCTAAGTGGCATACCGAGGTCGGCCCCGGCGACGGGCCAATCGCGTCGAATGATTCGGCGATTTACGCGTCGTCAGGCAGCGATATGCTGTCATTCAGCATCGACGGCTCAATCAATTGGAAAGTGAATGTCGGCAAAGTCGCGAGTGCAGTCGCAACTCCCGATGGCGTCGTGACCGGCGTGCTGAATGGCCCGATCACGTCGATGGCCGCTGATGGCGCGGTCGCGTGGACGTTTGCGCCAGCCGGCGGATTCTCCGGCGCGATCGCCTTCGCAGACGACGTCATCTATGCGGGCTCAGCGTCGGGCGCGATCTACGCAATCGATTCGCGCACCGGCAAAACAACGTGGCAGGTCAGCACGCGCCGTCCGGTGATAGCGGGTCCGGCCGTGAGCCCATCGGGCGTCGTGTTCTTCGGCTCAGACGCAGTTTACGGCGTATCGTCCGACGGCCGGACCAAATGGACGCAGACTGCGTCAAAGCCCGGTTCAAGCCCGATGTCAGCAGTCGGAACCGACGGCGTGTTCGGCGTCGATAGCGCAGATATCGGCGCGATGATCGGCGGCGACGGCAATTTCGTGTGGTCGTCGGGCAGCTTCGGCAAGATCGCCGCGATCGCCGCGTCGCCGGATGGAATTCTCTACGTCGGCAACGCGGACGGACGAATTTTTGCGGTTAAATAG
- a CDS encoding aldo/keto reductase has product MEYRRIGATGLKVSELCLGCMTFGRETDEAVAGKILDRYLDAGGNFLDTANVYAAGASEEILGNILGKRRNSLVLATKVRFNANVFMGKPVPPNQIGLSRGHIMSEVENSLRRMKTDYIDLYQVHSWDFETPIDETMRALDDLVRQGKVRYLGASNFTAWQLMKSLWVSDKHNYARFDCLQPQYSLISRDIEREIMPACIAEGVGVIPWSPLGGGFLTGKYRSGQRPPEDGRLTKQDLWGRLANERNYQTLEAVEQIAKERGRPISQVALAWVNQQRGVSSVIYGARTEEQNEQNLGAIGFKLEAAEIEALSAASAPAPEYPTAMQSRLPGYPRP; this is encoded by the coding sequence ATGGAATATCGTCGAATCGGCGCGACTGGACTTAAGGTTTCTGAACTTTGTCTCGGATGCATGACGTTTGGCCGCGAAACTGACGAGGCTGTCGCGGGCAAAATTCTTGATCGATACCTCGATGCGGGCGGCAACTTTCTCGACACCGCGAATGTGTATGCAGCGGGCGCGTCCGAAGAAATTCTCGGCAACATCCTGGGCAAGCGCCGAAATTCCCTGGTACTCGCGACCAAGGTTCGCTTCAACGCCAACGTTTTCATGGGCAAGCCGGTGCCGCCGAATCAAATCGGGCTGTCGCGCGGGCATATCATGTCGGAAGTCGAAAACAGTCTCAGACGCATGAAGACGGATTACATCGATCTGTACCAGGTGCATTCGTGGGACTTCGAGACGCCGATCGACGAGACGATGCGCGCGCTCGACGATTTGGTGCGCCAAGGCAAAGTACGCTACCTCGGAGCGTCGAATTTCACCGCGTGGCAGTTGATGAAGAGCCTGTGGGTCAGCGACAAACACAACTACGCGCGGTTTGATTGCTTGCAGCCGCAGTACAGCCTGATTTCGCGGGATATCGAGCGCGAGATCATGCCGGCGTGCATCGCGGAGGGCGTCGGTGTGATTCCGTGGAGCCCGCTCGGCGGTGGATTTCTGACCGGCAAGTATCGCTCGGGGCAGCGGCCGCCGGAGGATGGCAGGCTAACCAAACAGGATCTTTGGGGACGCCTTGCGAATGAGCGCAACTACCAGACGCTCGAGGCAGTCGAACAGATTGCGAAGGAGCGCGGGCGGCCGATATCGCAAGTCGCGCTCGCGTGGGTGAATCAGCAGCGCGGCGTGAGTTCAGTCATCTATGGCGCCCGCACCGAGGAGCAGAACGAACAGAATCTGGGTGCGATCGGCTTCAAGCTGGAAGCGGCGGAGATCGAGGCGCTGAGCGCCGCGAGCGCTCCGGCGCCCGAGTATCCGACCGCGATGCAATCGCGATTGCCGGGCTATCCGCGGCCATAG
- a CDS encoding SDR family NAD(P)-dependent oxidoreductase produces MGRLSGKVAIITGAASGMGRATSIRFAGEGASIVVADLNQEGGEATVRQCKENAGNAVFQKTDVSAEAEIKALVARAVKEFGRVDIMYNNAGIGGAVGPLEKISVEDWDRSQAVLLRGVFLGIKHSVPEMRKVGGGSIISTASVAGLRGFANLHAYCAAKAGVVNLTRSASLEFAKDKIRVNCICPGGINTPILHRNQPGLKEAMEEFLAKGQPYPRAGHPEDIAAMALFLASDDSEFVTGQAMVVDGGMTVGSGFASQQPAGAQQIFAPQGFMGPSFEG; encoded by the coding sequence ATGGGCAGACTAAGCGGCAAAGTTGCAATCATCACCGGCGCGGCGAGCGGGATGGGACGGGCGACCTCGATCAGGTTCGCCGGCGAAGGCGCGTCAATCGTCGTCGCGGACCTGAACCAGGAAGGCGGCGAAGCGACCGTCCGCCAGTGCAAGGAAAACGCCGGCAACGCGGTCTTTCAGAAGACTGACGTGTCGGCGGAAGCGGAAATCAAGGCGCTGGTCGCGCGCGCGGTCAAGGAATTCGGCCGCGTCGATATCATGTACAACAACGCGGGTATCGGCGGCGCGGTCGGACCGCTGGAAAAGATTTCCGTCGAGGACTGGGATCGGAGCCAGGCGGTGCTGCTGCGCGGAGTATTCCTCGGCATCAAGCACTCGGTGCCCGAGATGCGCAAAGTCGGCGGCGGATCGATTATCTCGACCGCGTCGGTCGCGGGCCTGCGCGGCTTCGCGAACCTTCACGCCTATTGCGCGGCCAAGGCCGGAGTGGTGAATCTGACCCGCTCGGCGTCGCTCGAATTCGCGAAGGACAAAATCCGCGTCAATTGCATCTGCCCCGGCGGAATCAACACGCCGATCCTGCATCGCAATCAACCCGGCCTGAAGGAGGCGATGGAGGAATTTCTGGCCAAGGGCCAGCCCTACCCGCGCGCGGGTCATCCCGAGGATATCGCGGCGATGGCGCTCTTCCTCGCGAGCGACGATTCGGAATTCGTCACCGGACAGGCGATGGTCGTGGACGGCGGCATGACCGTCGGGAGCGGCTTTGCGAGTCAGCAACCCGCAGGCGCGCAGCAGATCTTCGCGCCGCAGGGCTTCATGGGTCCGTCGTTCGAGGGTTGA
- a CDS encoding SDR family NAD(P)-dependent oxidoreductase, which translates to MGKIDGKVAVITGAASGMGRATALRFAKEGASIVLADLNAQGGETAVAECAAAGARAVFQRVDVTSEADIQSAVARAVKEYGRLDIMFNNAGIAGAVGPIEKVESADWDKTIATLLRAVFLGMKYSIPEMRKAGGGSIISTASVAALRGVGYLAAYAAAKAAVVNLTESVAIEVGHDRIRVNCICPGGVNTPLIHRGVPGAFEHAEARMAKMQPIPRAGRPDDIANMALFLASDEAEWITGTAMVVDGGVNTGNTRFRTRGLPDSGFSGPSFEI; encoded by the coding sequence ATGGGCAAAATCGATGGAAAAGTAGCGGTGATCACCGGTGCGGCCAGCGGGATGGGTCGCGCGACGGCGCTTAGATTCGCCAAGGAAGGCGCGTCGATCGTGCTGGCCGATTTGAACGCGCAGGGCGGCGAAACCGCGGTCGCGGAATGCGCCGCGGCGGGCGCGCGCGCAGTCTTCCAGCGCGTTGACGTGACGAGCGAGGCGGATATCCAGAGCGCAGTCGCTCGCGCGGTGAAGGAATACGGGCGGCTCGACATCATGTTCAACAACGCGGGCATTGCCGGCGCGGTCGGTCCGATCGAGAAAGTCGAGTCGGCGGACTGGGACAAAACGATCGCCACGCTGCTGCGCGCGGTTTTTCTCGGCATGAAGTACTCGATTCCCGAGATGCGCAAAGCCGGCGGCGGCTCGATCATCTCGACCGCGTCAGTCGCGGCGCTGCGCGGCGTCGGCTATCTCGCTGCGTACGCAGCGGCCAAGGCGGCGGTGGTAAATCTCACCGAGTCGGTCGCGATCGAAGTCGGGCATGATCGCATCCGCGTAAATTGCATCTGCCCCGGCGGCGTCAATACTCCGCTGATTCATCGCGGCGTGCCGGGCGCTTTCGAACATGCCGAGGCGCGGATGGCGAAGATGCAACCGATTCCGCGCGCCGGCCGCCCCGACGATATCGCCAACATGGCGCTCTTCCTCGCGTCGGACGAAGCCGAGTGGATCACCGGCACCGCGATGGTGGTCGATGGCGGCGTAAACACCGGCAATACGCGCTTTCGCACTCGCGGACTGCCCGATAGCGGTTTTTCAGGCCCCTCATTTGAAATTTAG